In a single window of the Streptomyces sp. HUAS ZL42 genome:
- a CDS encoding DUF4190 domain-containing protein yields the protein MSIPPPPGPHQPSAPQDSFQAPAEQNPFQAPGEQNPFQAPTDQGPFQAPTLQGPYQNPYPQGPYAQGPYGPPYQPWGQGYSPFARPAPVNGVAIASLVLGLLCFLPAVGLVLGVIALVQIGKKGERGKGLAIAGSVLSCVGLALWVVLLATGAGSGMWEGFKDGVGGNGSMSLAKGECFDVPGDSLEDAVYDADQVPCTGRHDGEVFATIPLPGDSFPGDDHVTDVAEDKCYTLQESYTMDFWAVPDYVDVYYLTPTEESWDVGDREITCVYGNTDESGTLTGSLRSDATTLDTDQMALLKALNAIDTVLYEEPEDYAEDDLDGNKDWAADVENMLGAQIEALRGHTWPAGAQRPVAALVKDMEQARKDWAKAAAAGDADTFYEHYDSGYEYVDGKTTVTARKALGLATTPPSYDEDYDSGGGSGGSGNLDV from the coding sequence GTGTCCATACCCCCGCCCCCCGGGCCCCACCAGCCCTCCGCCCCCCAGGACTCGTTCCAGGCTCCCGCCGAGCAGAACCCGTTCCAGGCTCCCGGCGAGCAGAACCCGTTCCAGGCCCCGACCGATCAGGGTCCGTTCCAGGCTCCCACCCTCCAGGGCCCGTACCAGAACCCCTATCCGCAGGGGCCCTACGCGCAAGGGCCCTACGGGCCGCCGTACCAGCCCTGGGGGCAGGGCTACAGCCCGTTCGCGCGCCCCGCGCCCGTCAACGGTGTCGCGATCGCCTCGTTGGTGCTCGGCCTGCTCTGCTTCCTGCCGGCCGTGGGGCTCGTGCTGGGGGTGATCGCGCTGGTGCAGATCGGGAAGAAGGGCGAGCGGGGCAAGGGGCTGGCGATCGCGGGCTCCGTGCTGTCCTGCGTCGGTCTCGCGCTGTGGGTCGTGCTGCTGGCCACCGGAGCCGGGTCGGGGATGTGGGAGGGGTTCAAGGACGGAGTGGGGGGCAACGGGAGCATGTCGCTCGCCAAGGGCGAGTGCTTCGACGTGCCGGGCGACTCACTGGAGGACGCCGTCTACGACGCCGACCAGGTGCCCTGTACGGGCCGGCACGACGGCGAGGTGTTCGCCACGATCCCGCTGCCGGGCGACTCGTTCCCCGGCGACGACCACGTGACGGACGTCGCCGAGGACAAGTGCTACACGCTCCAGGAGAGTTACACGATGGACTTCTGGGCCGTGCCCGACTACGTGGACGTGTACTACCTCACCCCCACCGAGGAGAGCTGGGACGTCGGCGACCGCGAAATCACCTGCGTCTACGGCAACACGGACGAGAGCGGCACCCTGACCGGCTCGCTGCGCAGCGACGCGACGACCCTCGACACGGACCAGATGGCTTTGCTGAAGGCGCTCAACGCGATCGACACGGTGCTGTACGAGGAGCCGGAGGACTACGCCGAGGACGATCTGGACGGCAACAAGGACTGGGCGGCCGACGTCGAGAACATGCTCGGCGCGCAGATCGAGGCGTTGCGCGGGCACACCTGGCCGGCCGGTGCCCAGCGGCCCGTCGCCGCGCTGGTCAAGGACATGGAGCAGGCCAGGAAGGACTGGGCGAAGGCGGCGGCCGCCGGGGACGCGGACACGTTCTACGAGCACTACGACAGCGGGTACGAGTACGTTGACGGCAAGACGACCGTCACCGCACGCAAGGCTCTGGGCCTGGCCACCACCCCGCCTTCGTACGACGAGGACTACGACAGCGGCGGTGGCAGCGGTGGAAGCGGCAATCTCGATGTGTGA
- a CDS encoding SPOR domain-containing protein, whose amino-acid sequence MNDGSTISLPWLVIRQDDNGNRYRVGRYATRAEAQKIADSLDSRGHKQLYWVERIGHNGDGTRN is encoded by the coding sequence ATGAACGACGGCAGCACCATCTCGCTTCCCTGGCTCGTCATACGGCAGGACGACAACGGCAATCGCTACCGCGTGGGCAGGTATGCCACCCGCGCCGAGGCCCAGAAGATCGCGGACAGCCTCGACAGTCGCGGACACAAGCAGCTGTACTGGGTCGAGCGCATCGGCCATAACGGAGACGGCACCCGCAACTGA
- a CDS encoding serpin family protein — MDGGTVFSAAGVWPLLAFLADGAAGAARAELAEALGLPAEQAAGAARELLAGMGSIRGLDTALGLWTKRTLELREEWEAGLPAEAHGVLTGDLTADRQALDAWAAKRTDGLVERMPVVLREDTELVLASALALRTQWLTPFWEVPLDTPYEPWATTERLGLRRSGAVLDRVGVADTPDGFVTELKVLGGNALDVHLLLGEERMTPGQVLGAGVDILARRHTVVSGPLLPYGDVGPGLRVEKVRCARPEPPSLDVTTVAYDMMASHDLLELHRLFGLTTARDARQGHFPGIGGFPLAIGSAKQSTMARFGALGFEAAAVTAFAAAPGGVPEFRYVTTRISAVFDRPFGFLALHRHSRLVLAAGWVTDPLPYPELSWEDDE, encoded by the coding sequence ATGGACGGGGGGACGGTGTTCTCGGCGGCGGGCGTGTGGCCGCTGCTGGCGTTCCTCGCCGACGGCGCGGCGGGCGCGGCGCGGGCGGAGCTCGCGGAGGCGCTCGGACTGCCCGCGGAGCAGGCGGCCGGTGCGGCACGGGAGTTGCTCGCGGGGATGGGATCCATCCGCGGGCTGGACACGGCCCTGGGACTGTGGACCAAGCGCACCCTGGAGCTGCGCGAGGAGTGGGAGGCGGGGCTGCCCGCCGAGGCGCACGGCGTGCTCACCGGGGATCTCACGGCCGACCGGCAGGCGCTGGACGCATGGGCCGCGAAGCGGACCGACGGGCTCGTCGAGCGCATGCCGGTCGTGCTCAGGGAGGACACGGAACTGGTGCTGGCGAGCGCGCTCGCCCTGCGTACGCAGTGGCTCACGCCTTTCTGGGAGGTCCCGCTGGACACGCCGTACGAGCCCTGGGCCACCACCGAACGGCTCGGTCTGCGCCGCTCCGGCGCGGTGCTCGACCGAGTCGGCGTGGCGGACACCCCCGACGGCTTCGTCACCGAGCTGAAGGTGCTGGGCGGCAACGCCCTGGACGTCCATCTGCTGCTGGGCGAGGAGCGGATGACGCCGGGGCAGGTGCTGGGGGCGGGCGTCGACATCCTCGCGCGCAGGCACACGGTCGTGTCCGGTCCCCTGCTCCCGTACGGCGATGTGGGGCCCGGCCTGCGCGTGGAGAAGGTGCGCTGTGCGAGGCCCGAGCCGCCGTCGCTGGACGTGACGACCGTGGCGTACGACATGATGGCCAGCCACGATCTGCTGGAGTTGCACCGGCTGTTCGGTCTGACCACGGCGCGGGACGCCCGGCAGGGGCACTTCCCGGGCATCGGCGGCTTCCCGCTCGCCATCGGTTCGGCAAAGCAGTCCACGATGGCCAGGTTCGGCGCGCTTGGCTTCGAGGCCGCGGCGGTGACGGCGTTCGCCGCGGCCCCGGGCGGGGTGCCGGAGTTCCGCTATGTGACGACCAGGATCAGCGCCGTCTTCGACCGCCCCTTCGGCTTCCTCGCCCTGCACCGCCACTCGCGGCTGGTGCTCGCGGCGGGCTGGGTCACGGATCCGCTGCCGTATCCCGAACTCTCCTGGGAGGACGACGAATGA
- a CDS encoding (deoxy)nucleoside triphosphate pyrophosphohydrolase, whose product MTERIVVVGAALLDGDRLLAARRSAPPELAGRWELPGGKVEPGETPEAALVRELREELGVEAEAVERVPGEWPLKPPYVLHVWTARLRPGSAEPKPLQDHDELRWLTPAEIWTVPWLDQDVPAVRQICSTPGPPESAGG is encoded by the coding sequence ATGACGGAACGGATCGTGGTGGTCGGGGCGGCCCTGCTCGACGGCGACCGCCTTCTCGCCGCCCGCCGCAGCGCACCCCCCGAGCTGGCCGGCCGCTGGGAACTCCCCGGCGGCAAGGTCGAACCGGGCGAGACGCCCGAAGCGGCCCTCGTGCGCGAGTTGCGCGAGGAACTCGGCGTCGAGGCCGAGGCCGTCGAGCGCGTCCCGGGGGAGTGGCCCCTGAAACCGCCGTACGTCCTGCACGTCTGGACCGCCCGGCTGCGCCCCGGCTCCGCCGAACCCAAGCCCCTCCAGGACCACGACGAACTCCGCTGGCTCACACCCGCCGAGATCTGGACCGTGCCCTGGCTGGACCAGGACGTCCCGGCGGTACGGCAGATCTGTTCCACTCCCGGGCCGCCCGAGTCGGCAGGCGGCTGA
- a CDS encoding serpin family protein produces MSGLTAETVRVVNGLTARWARTATRGTVLSAAGVWPLLAFLADGAGGAARAELTAALGSAADQAATRAGELLAGMEAMPGVESALGLWTDRALELREEWRAGLPAEVHGVLTHDLEASQEALNAWAAKRTGGLIERMPVTLTEDARMVLATALVLRTDWPRPFTEVMRRPAAGPWQGRTLLGLHRRGVRPDRIGVADTPEGHVTVLKVPGDNGLDVHLLLGEERMAPGPVLRTAVDVLAGALPVVAGGRLPYGQAGPGLTVERQPSMTPEPVTLDVTTMAFDVRADHDLLALHRLFGLTTARDTGQGHFPGISGAPLAVGAAGQSAVAQFGALGFRAAAVSAVMPVAAGSGPPQYPYETTVVRAVFDRPFGFVAVHRETRLVLATGWVAEATPYDARTRAGGW; encoded by the coding sequence ATGAGTGGGTTGACGGCGGAGACGGTCCGCGTGGTCAACGGACTGACGGCGAGATGGGCACGGACGGCCACGCGGGGCACGGTCCTCTCGGCGGCGGGCGTGTGGCCGCTGCTGGCCTTCCTCGCGGACGGGGCGGGGGGTGCGGCGCGGGCGGAGCTGACGGCGGCGCTCGGCTCGGCCGCCGACCAGGCGGCCACGAGGGCAGGGGAGTTGCTCGCCGGGATGGAGGCGATGCCCGGCGTGGAGTCCGCCCTCGGTCTGTGGACCGATCGTGCGCTGGAGCTGCGGGAGGAGTGGCGGGCCGGGCTGCCCGCGGAGGTGCACGGGGTGCTGACCCATGACCTCGAGGCCTCCCAGGAGGCACTGAACGCGTGGGCGGCGAAGCGGACGGGTGGGCTGATCGAGCGCATGCCGGTCACGCTGACGGAGGACGCCAGGATGGTCCTCGCCACCGCGCTCGTCCTGCGCACGGACTGGCCGCGTCCCTTCACGGAGGTCATGCGACGCCCGGCCGCCGGGCCGTGGCAGGGCCGCACGCTGCTCGGGCTGCACCGCAGGGGCGTCCGGCCGGACCGGATCGGCGTGGCGGACACGCCCGAGGGCCACGTCACCGTGCTGAAGGTGCCGGGTGACAACGGCCTCGACGTCCATCTGCTGCTCGGGGAGGAGCGGATGGCTCCCGGTCCGGTGCTGAGGACGGCCGTGGACGTCCTGGCCGGAGCGCTGCCCGTCGTCGCGGGTGGTCGACTCCCCTACGGTCAGGCGGGACCCGGCCTGACCGTGGAGCGGCAGCCCTCCATGACGCCGGAGCCGGTCACCCTCGACGTCACGACCATGGCGTTCGACGTACGGGCCGACCACGACCTGCTGGCGCTGCACCGCCTGTTCGGGCTCACGACGGCCCGGGACACCGGGCAGGGCCACTTCCCCGGCATCAGCGGCGCCCCGCTCGCCGTCGGGGCGGCCGGGCAGTCCGCGGTCGCGCAGTTCGGCGCGCTCGGCTTCCGGGCCGCCGCGGTGTCGGCCGTCATGCCGGTGGCGGCGGGCAGCGGCCCTCCGCAGTATCCGTACGAAACCACGGTCGTCCGGGCGGTCTTCGACCGTCCCTTCGGCTTCGTGGCCGTGCACCGGGAGACGCGCCTCGTCCTCGCGACGGGCTGGGTCGCGGAGGCGACGCCGTACGACGCGAGGACGAGGGCCGGTGGGTGGTGA
- a CDS encoding GntR family transcriptional regulator: MTFGEQPAYLRVAGDLRKKIVDGSLPPHTRLPSQARIREEYGVSDTVALEARKVLMAEGLVEGRSGSGTYVREPPVPRRISRSGYRPASGATPFRQEQADGEARGTWESSSEQAAAGGAVAERLGIQPGDRVMCTRYVFREGGAAMMLSTSWEPLAVTGRTPVMLPEEGPLGGMGVVERMRAIDVIVDNVTEEVGARPGLAEELHTLGGVPGHVVLVVQRTYYASGRPVETADVVIPADRYRVAYHLPVK; the protein is encoded by the coding sequence GTGACATTCGGTGAGCAGCCGGCGTACCTGCGCGTCGCGGGTGATCTCCGCAAGAAGATCGTCGACGGTTCGCTGCCACCGCACACCCGCCTGCCCTCCCAGGCCAGAATCCGCGAGGAGTACGGCGTCTCGGACACCGTCGCCCTCGAGGCGCGCAAGGTACTGATGGCCGAGGGGCTGGTGGAGGGCCGCTCCGGTTCGGGGACGTATGTGCGCGAGCCGCCCGTGCCCCGGCGCATCTCCCGCTCCGGGTACCGCCCGGCCTCCGGCGCCACACCCTTCCGCCAGGAGCAGGCCGACGGCGAGGCGCGCGGCACCTGGGAGTCCAGCAGTGAGCAGGCCGCCGCGGGCGGTGCCGTCGCCGAGCGGCTCGGCATCCAGCCGGGCGACCGTGTGATGTGCACGCGGTACGTCTTCCGGGAGGGCGGCGCGGCGATGATGCTCTCCACCTCCTGGGAGCCGCTCGCCGTCACCGGCCGTACCCCCGTGATGCTGCCCGAGGAGGGGCCCCTCGGCGGCATGGGCGTGGTCGAGCGCATGCGCGCCATCGACGTCATCGTCGACAACGTCACCGAGGAGGTCGGCGCCCGCCCCGGCCTCGCCGAGGAACTCCACACCCTCGGCGGCGTCCCGGGGCACGTCGTCCTCGTCGTCCAGCGCACCTACTACGCGTCGGGCCGCCCGGTCGAGACGGCCGACGTGGTGATCCCCGCCGACCGCTACCGGGTCGCGTACCACCTCCCAGTGAAGTAG